In Fusobacterium hwasookii, a single window of DNA contains:
- a CDS encoding DUF6612 family protein, whose product MKNSLKKLLFVVLTVFSVIFIGACGKNKVDKKEVIEKFIAASENMKSGDMLINMKMVQNLNGNKTNMDITIDASIIQEPLAMRMEIAMPSQNVKMTSFIKDNIMYIQNPVDNQWFTQPITDEIAKQFKGYMNNSNEVFNAMKENVDKIDIDEKDGNYIITISKNSDFLQEAMKKQLANTNTAGSQIGDNVKIENIAVKYVIDKNTYLASSSLISFDFEMQGMQGTKISMEMDTKTSNINNVTDIVVPEEAKNAQPVPAN is encoded by the coding sequence ATGAAAAATTCATTAAAAAAATTATTATTTGTAGTATTAACAGTATTTTCTGTAATTTTTATAGGAGCTTGTGGAAAAAATAAGGTTGATAAAAAAGAAGTTATAGAAAAATTTATTGCTGCATCTGAAAATATGAAAAGTGGAGACATGCTTATAAATATGAAAATGGTACAAAATTTAAATGGCAATAAGACTAATATGGATATAACAATAGATGCTTCTATAATTCAAGAACCTCTTGCAATGAGAATGGAAATAGCCATGCCTTCTCAAAATGTTAAAATGACTTCTTTTATAAAAGATAACATTATGTATATTCAAAATCCAGTTGATAACCAATGGTTTACACAACCTATTACTGATGAAATAGCTAAACAATTCAAAGGTTATATGAATAACTCTAATGAAGTTTTTAATGCTATGAAAGAGAATGTAGATAAAATTGATATTGATGAAAAAGATGGAAATTATATAATTACAATTTCAAAAAATTCTGATTTCTTACAAGAAGCTATGAAAAAGCAACTTGCAAATACAAATACAGCTGGAAGTCAAATAGGAGATAATGTTAAAATTGAAAATATTGCTGTAAAATATGTAATTGATAAAAATACATATTTAGCATCTTCTTCACTTATATCTTTTGATTTTGAAATGCAAGGAATGCAAGGAACGAAAATATCTATGGAAATGGATACAAAAACATCTAATATAAATAATGTTACAGATATTGTTGTTCCAGAAGAAGCTAAAAATGCACAACCAGTGCCAGCAAATTAA
- a CDS encoding ABC transporter ATP-binding protein — protein MENKTILCEIKNLYTGFRIKDDYFNAVDNVSLNLYPNEVLAIVGESGCGKSTLATTIMGLHNLNFTRVSGEVIFEGKNILNSTEEEYNKIRGGKIGMIFQDPLSALNPLQRIGQQIEEGLIYHTNLNVEERKQRAFELLKRVGIEKPERIYKQFPHQLSGGVRQRVVIAIALSCKPKILIADEPTTALDVTIQAQILDLIADLQAEIKAGIILITHDLGVVAQIADRVAVMYAGEIVELATCQEIFTNPLHPYTRSLLKSIPQLDTNEDDELHVIKGMVPSLKNLPREGCRFSSRIPYISKEAHEEHPEFHEVSPNHFVRCTCWKVFNFEEEEKK, from the coding sequence ATGGAAAATAAAACAATTTTATGTGAAATTAAAAATTTATACACAGGTTTTAGGATAAAAGATGATTATTTCAATGCAGTAGATAATGTTAGCCTCAATCTCTATCCTAATGAAGTATTAGCGATAGTTGGAGAATCTGGTTGTGGAAAAAGTACATTGGCTACCACCATAATGGGATTACATAACTTAAATTTTACTAGAGTATCAGGAGAAGTAATTTTTGAGGGTAAAAATATCTTAAATTCTACTGAAGAAGAATATAATAAAATTAGAGGTGGAAAAATAGGAATGATATTCCAAGATCCTCTTTCAGCACTTAATCCTTTACAAAGAATAGGACAGCAAATAGAGGAAGGACTTATTTATCATACAAATTTAAATGTTGAAGAAAGAAAGCAGAGAGCTTTTGAACTTTTAAAAAGAGTTGGAATAGAAAAGCCTGAAAGAATTTATAAACAATTTCCGCATCAACTTTCTGGTGGGGTGAGACAAAGAGTTGTAATTGCAATTGCTCTTAGTTGTAAGCCAAAAATTTTAATAGCAGATGAACCAACAACTGCACTTGATGTAACAATTCAAGCTCAAATATTAGATTTAATTGCTGACTTACAAGCAGAAATAAAAGCTGGAATCATTTTAATAACACATGATTTAGGTGTTGTTGCTCAAATTGCTGATAGAGTTGCTGTAATGTATGCTGGAGAAATTGTTGAGCTTGCAACATGCCAAGAAATTTTTACTAATCCATTACATCCATATACAAGAAGTTTATTAAAGTCAATTCCTCAACTTGATACAAATGAAGATGATGAACTTCATGTAATAAAAGGAATGGTTCCTTCTTTAAAAAACTTACCAAGAGAAGGGTGCAGATTTTCAAGTAGGATACCATATATTTCAAAAGAAGCACATGAAGAACATCCTGAATTCCATGAAGTGTCACCTAATCACTTTGTTAGATGTACTTGCTGGAAGGTATTCAACTTTGAAGAGGAGGAAAAGAAATGA
- the nagB gene encoding glucosamine-6-phosphate deaminase, with protein sequence MRFVVIDNKSVGDWGAVYIANKIKEFNPTPERKFVLGLPTGSTPLKMYKRLIEFYKEGIISFKNVITFNMDEYVGLPEDNPQSYHYYMYNNFFNHIDIEKENINILNGMAEDIKEECKRYEKKILEVGGIDLFLGGIGVDGHIAFNEPGSSLKSRTREKELAEDTIIANSRFFDNDITKVPQSALTVGVATIMDAKEVLIMVEGNNKARALHMGIEEGVNHMWTISALQLHEKAIVVADEDACAELKVSTYKYYKDIEKKNSNVDKLIENIYKK encoded by the coding sequence ATGAGATTTGTTGTAATTGATAATAAAAGTGTTGGAGATTGGGGAGCTGTTTACATAGCTAATAAAATTAAGGAGTTTAATCCTACACCTGAAAGAAAATTTGTATTAGGTTTACCAACAGGAAGTACACCACTAAAAATGTATAAAAGACTAATAGAATTCTACAAGGAAGGAATTATTAGTTTTAAAAATGTAATCACATTCAATATGGATGAGTATGTTGGATTGCCAGAAGATAATCCACAAAGTTATCATTACTATATGTATAATAACTTCTTTAATCATATAGATATAGAAAAAGAAAATATAAATATTTTAAATGGTATGGCTGAGGATATAAAAGAAGAATGTAAAAGATATGAAAAAAAGATTTTAGAAGTTGGTGGAATTGATTTATTTTTAGGTGGTATTGGAGTTGATGGGCATATTGCTTTTAATGAACCTGGTTCATCTTTGAAATCAAGAACAAGAGAAAAAGAATTAGCAGAAGATACAATAATTGCTAATTCAAGATTCTTTGATAATGATATTACTAAAGTTCCACAATCAGCCTTAACTGTTGGAGTAGCAACAATTATGGATGCAAAAGAAGTTTTAATAATGGTTGAGGGAAATAATAAAGCAAGAGCATTACATATGGGAATTGAAGAAGGTGTAAATCATATGTGGACTATATCAGCTCTACAATTACATGAAAAAGCTATTGTTGTTGCTGATGAAGATGCTTGTGCTGAATTGAAAGTTTCAACTTATAAATACTATAAAGATATTGAAAAAAAGAATTCTAATGTAGATAAGTTAATTGAAAATATATATAAAAAATAA
- a CDS encoding ATP-binding cassette domain-containing protein, which produces MSLLVIKDLKVHYPIRGGFFNKVVDHVFAVDGVSMVIEQGKTYGLIGESGSGKSTIGKTIIGLEKATSGEILYNGKNILDPKVRKEMKFNREVQMIFQDSMSSLNPKKRVLDILAEPIRNFENLNKETEKEKIYELLEIVGMPKDSIYKYPHEFSGGQRQRLGIARAIACKPKLIIADEPVSALDLSVQAQVLNYLKNIQKELNLSYIFISHDLGVVRHMCDYIYIMHRGKFTETGTREDIYNDAKHIYTKRLIASIPQINPMAKEELKKQREKVEKEFEDLYSHFYDSNGKVFALEQISETHSVASSTKI; this is translated from the coding sequence ATGAGTTTATTAGTTATTAAAGATTTAAAAGTCCATTACCCTATAAGGGGAGGTTTTTTTAATAAAGTTGTTGATCATGTTTTTGCAGTTGATGGTGTAAGTATGGTTATTGAACAAGGTAAAACCTATGGACTTATAGGAGAATCTGGTTCTGGAAAATCAACAATAGGAAAAACTATAATTGGGCTTGAAAAGGCAACTTCTGGAGAAATTTTATATAATGGAAAAAATATACTTGATCCAAAAGTTAGAAAAGAAATGAAATTTAATAGAGAAGTACAAATGATATTTCAAGATTCAATGTCAAGTCTTAATCCTAAAAAAAGAGTATTAGATATTTTAGCAGAGCCTATAAGAAACTTTGAAAATTTAAATAAAGAAACTGAAAAAGAAAAAATTTATGAACTTCTTGAAATAGTAGGAATGCCTAAAGATTCTATATATAAATACCCTCATGAATTTTCAGGAGGACAAAGACAAAGACTTGGTATAGCAAGAGCTATTGCTTGCAAACCAAAATTAATAATAGCTGATGAACCAGTATCTGCACTTGATTTATCAGTTCAAGCACAAGTTTTAAATTATTTGAAAAATATACAAAAAGAGCTGAACTTATCATATATATTTATTTCACATGATTTAGGTGTTGTTAGACATATGTGTGACTATATTTATATTATGCACAGAGGAAAATTTACTGAAACAGGCACAAGAGAGGATATCTATAATGATGCAAAACATATCTATACTAAAAGATTAATCGCATCTATACCTCAAATAAATCCTATGGCTAAAGAAGAACTTAAAAAACAAAGAGAAAAAGTAGAAAAAGAGTTTGAAGATTTATATTCACATTTCTATGATTCAAATGGAAAAGTTTTTGCCTTAGAACAAATTTCAGAAACACACTCTGTTGCAAGTTCTACAAAAATATAA
- a CDS encoding M3 family oligoendopeptidase, translating to MKFKDMPYTRPDMEKVKTIFKETKEKIENANSPLEQIKIIEEFANFKKDLYTNIEIANIRLSVDTTDEFYENENNFLDENKPIIETLNTEVSRAIYNSKFRDELEKKFGKHYFKLLECKLVLNEKAIPFMQKENALSTKYDKIIANSKIIFRGKEYTVSQMPPLLQNPDREFRKEAYQARAKFFEEHQEEFDNIYDEMVKVRTEMAHALGYENYVDLQYKLLNRTDYNHKDVAKYREKVLKTLTPLAIKIRKMQAERLGIEDFKYFDEACDFKDGNSNPNGDVDFIVKNAQKMYSELSPETAKFFDFMLENELMDLVAKPKKRVGGYCTSLDKYKAPFIFSNFNGTKGDIDVITHEAGHAFQCYMSQYQLLPEYVWPTYESAEIHSMSMEFLTWPWMELFFGKNANKFKYSALKGALTFIPYGVTIDHFQHYVYENPNATPAERRKKYHELELMYKPDLDYDNEFYDSGAFWFAQGHVFWAPFYYIDYTLAQVCAFQYLLKYLDNKGETLKEYITLCKAGGSESFFKLLEIGNLKNPMNTDILEEIVPKLEDLLKNIEI from the coding sequence ATGAAATTTAAAGATATGCCATATACTAGACCAGATATGGAGAAAGTTAAAACAATTTTTAAAGAAACAAAAGAAAAAATTGAAAATGCTAACTCTCCTCTTGAACAAATTAAAATAATTGAAGAGTTTGCAAACTTTAAAAAAGATTTATATACAAATATTGAAATAGCAAATATTCGTCTTAGTGTAGATACAACTGATGAATTTTATGAAAATGAAAATAATTTTTTGGATGAAAATAAACCTATCATTGAAACTCTAAATACAGAAGTTTCAAGAGCAATATATAATTCAAAATTTAGAGATGAATTAGAAAAGAAATTTGGAAAACACTATTTTAAACTTTTAGAATGTAAGTTGGTTTTAAATGAAAAAGCGATTCCTTTTATGCAAAAAGAAAATGCTTTATCTACAAAATATGATAAAATAATCGCTAATTCAAAAATTATATTTAGAGGAAAAGAATATACAGTTTCTCAAATGCCTCCTCTTTTACAAAATCCAGATAGAGAATTTAGAAAAGAAGCATATCAAGCTAGAGCAAAATTTTTTGAGGAACATCAAGAAGAGTTTGATAATATTTATGATGAAATGGTAAAAGTTAGAACTGAAATGGCACATGCCTTAGGCTATGAAAATTATGTTGACTTACAATATAAATTATTGAATAGAACAGATTACAATCATAAAGATGTAGCTAAATATAGAGAAAAAGTATTAAAAACATTGACACCTTTAGCAATAAAAATAAGAAAAATGCAAGCTGAAAGATTAGGTATAGAAGACTTTAAATATTTTGATGAAGCCTGTGATTTCAAGGATGGAAATTCAAATCCTAATGGAGATGTTGATTTTATAGTTAAGAATGCACAAAAAATGTATAGTGAATTGAGTCCTGAAACTGCTAAGTTCTTTGATTTTATGTTAGAAAATGAGTTGATGGACTTGGTTGCAAAACCTAAAAAAAGAGTAGGTGGATATTGTACAAGTCTTGATAAATATAAAGCACCTTTTATTTTTTCAAATTTTAATGGAACAAAAGGTGATATTGATGTTATAACTCATGAAGCTGGTCATGCTTTTCAATGTTATATGTCACAATATCAACTTCTTCCAGAATATGTTTGGCCTACTTATGAGTCTGCTGAGATACACTCTATGAGTATGGAATTTTTAACTTGGCCTTGGATGGAATTATTTTTTGGAAAAAATGCTAATAAATTTAAGTATTCTGCTTTAAAAGGGGCATTAACTTTTATACCTTATGGAGTTACAATAGACCACTTTCAACATTATGTCTATGAAAATCCTAATGCTACACCAGCAGAAAGAAGAAAAAAGTATCATGAGTTAGAATTAATGTATAAACCTGATTTAGATTATGATAATGAATTTTATGACAGTGGTGCATTTTGGTTTGCACAAGGGCATGTATTTTGGGCACCTTTCTATTATATAGATTATACTCTCGCACAAGTTTGTGCATTTCAATATCTTTTAAAATATTTAGATAACAAAGGCGAAACTCTAAAAGAATATATTACTCTTTGTAAAGCAGGGGGCTCAGAATCTTTCTTTAAATTATTAGAAATAGGAAATTTAAAAAATCCTATGAATACTGATATTCTTGAAGAAATAGTACCCAAATTAGAAGACTTATTAAAAAATATTGAAATTTAA
- a CDS encoding TIGR01212 family radical SAM protein (This family includes YhcC from E. coli K-12, an uncharacterized radical SAM protein.), which produces MVRKIYTLNDFLKEKFNEKIYKVSLDGGFTCPNRDGRLSKGGCIFCSENGSGDFTSGKLKPIHQQIDEQIELVSNKYKGNKYIAYFQNFTNTYAEVNYLRKIYEEALSHKSIVGLAIATRPDCLEDDVLELLDELNKKTFLWIELGLQTINNDVARYFNRAYETKIYEEATKKLNILNIKFVTHIIIGLPKEKEEDYLETALFSQNCGTWGLKLHLMYVVKNTPLEGLYKSGNLKVHTKEEYVEKIVNVLENISPEIVIHRMTGDGDRETLVAPLWSIKKIDVLNSIHKELKIRNTYQGKLYKI; this is translated from the coding sequence ATGGTAAGAAAAATTTACACATTAAATGATTTTTTAAAAGAAAAATTTAATGAAAAAATATATAAAGTTTCTCTTGATGGAGGTTTTACTTGCCCTAATAGAGATGGTAGACTTTCAAAAGGTGGTTGTATATTTTGTAGTGAAAATGGAAGTGGTGATTTTACTTCTGGAAAATTGAAACCTATTCATCAACAGATTGATGAACAAATAGAATTGGTATCAAATAAATACAAAGGTAATAAGTATATTGCTTATTTTCAAAATTTCACTAATACTTATGCAGAAGTTAATTATTTAAGAAAAATTTATGAAGAGGCATTATCACATAAAAGTATAGTAGGACTAGCAATAGCAACTAGACCTGATTGTTTAGAGGATGACGTTTTAGAATTGTTAGACGAATTAAATAAAAAAACTTTTCTTTGGATTGAATTGGGTTTACAAACTATAAACAATGATGTTGCTAGATACTTTAACCGTGCTTATGAAACAAAAATTTATGAAGAAGCTACAAAAAAATTAAATATATTAAATATAAAATTTGTTACACATATAATAATTGGTTTACCAAAAGAGAAGGAAGAAGACTACTTAGAAACTGCTCTTTTCTCACAAAATTGTGGAACATGGGGACTAAAGCTTCATCTTATGTATGTTGTTAAAAATACTCCATTAGAAGGGCTTTATAAAAGTGGAAATTTAAAAGTACATACTAAAGAAGAGTATGTTGAAAAAATAGTAAATGTTTTAGAAAACATTTCTCCTGAAATAGTTATTCATAGAATGACTGGAGATGGAGATAGGGAAACATTAGTTGCTCCATTATGGAGTATTAAAAAAATAGATGTTTTAAATTCAATACATAAAGAATTAAAAATAAGGAATACTTATCAAGGAAAATTATATAAAATATAA
- a CDS encoding 2-hydroxyacyl-CoA dehydratase has protein sequence MNKNCKVLIPMMMDIHFDLIAGVLKNEGYDVEVLKTDHRGIVEEGLKSVHNDMCYPALLVIGQFIDALKSGKYDTNNVALLLTQTGGGCRASNYIHLLREALEKNNFHNVKVWSLNFEGLDKKNEFSLSFSGYFNLFYSILYGDLLMSIYHQSVAHEKNTGDSKGILTYWKDKLISEIGKKTFKKLKENYKKIIEKFLTIPRHFEKKKIRVGIVGEIYMKYSPLGNNHLTEYLEKEGAEAVNTGLLDFLLFNLYDTIFDRKIYGRKGIKYYFVKYIVRYIEKKQKEMIDIIKQYKAFIPPSPFTKVIEMTKGYLGHGVKMGEGWLLTAEMLEFIEMGIKNIVCAQPFGCLPNHIIAKGMIRQIKDNHPDANIVAVDYDPGASSVNQENRIRLMLENARMMANEY, from the coding sequence ATGAATAAAAATTGTAAGGTTCTCATTCCTATGATGATGGATATTCATTTTGACTTAATAGCAGGTGTCTTAAAAAATGAAGGATACGATGTTGAAGTATTAAAAACAGATCATAGGGGAATTGTTGAAGAAGGATTAAAAAGTGTTCATAATGATATGTGTTATCCAGCACTTCTTGTGATTGGACAATTTATTGATGCTTTGAAAAGTGGAAAATATGATACAAACAATGTAGCTTTATTACTCACACAAACAGGAGGAGGATGTAGAGCTTCTAACTATATTCATTTACTTCGTGAAGCTTTAGAAAAAAATAATTTTCATAATGTAAAAGTATGGTCTTTAAACTTTGAAGGACTGGATAAGAAAAATGAGTTTTCTCTTTCTTTTTCTGGCTATTTTAATCTTTTTTATAGTATTTTATATGGAGATCTTTTGATGTCTATCTATCATCAATCTGTAGCACATGAAAAAAATACAGGTGATAGTAAAGGGATTTTAACTTATTGGAAAGATAAATTAATTTCAGAAATAGGCAAGAAAACTTTTAAAAAGTTAAAAGAAAATTATAAAAAAATAATAGAAAAATTCTTAACAATTCCTAGACACTTTGAAAAGAAGAAAATCAGAGTAGGTATTGTGGGAGAAATTTATATGAAATACTCTCCTTTAGGAAATAATCATTTAACAGAGTATTTAGAAAAAGAAGGAGCAGAGGCAGTTAATACAGGACTTCTTGATTTCTTATTATTTAACTTATATGATACTATTTTTGATAGAAAAATTTATGGAAGAAAAGGAATTAAATATTATTTTGTTAAATATATAGTAAGATACATAGAAAAGAAACAAAAAGAAATGATAGATATTATAAAACAATATAAAGCTTTTATTCCTCCATCTCCTTTTACTAAAGTGATAGAAATGACAAAAGGATACTTAGGACATGGTGTAAAAATGGGAGAAGGATGGTTATTAACAGCAGAAATGTTAGAATTTATTGAAATGGGAATAAAAAATATTGTCTGTGCTCAACCATTTGGTTGCCTACCAAATCATATTATTGCAAAAGGAATGATTAGACAAATTAAAGACAACCATCCTGATGCAAATATTGTTGCAGTAGATTATGATCCTGGAGCAAGCTCTGTCAATCAAGAAAATAGAATTCGTTTGATGCTAGAAAATGCAAGAATGATGGCAAATGAATATTAA
- a CDS encoding formate/nitrite transporter family protein, with protein MADGHKTPSELVDYMITVGIDKATKPLFKLMLLGIFGGAFIALGGAGNIISASTLAKTDPGLAKFVGACVFPVGLIMVVILGSELFTSNCLLSVAYTNKKITFTQLIRNIVTVYRFNYVGSFIVAYITVRGGSFNADSLDYLQNIATHKVHADAYALFIKGILCNVLVCGAVLLSYTSKDTIGKLVGAWLPIMLFVLIGYDHSIANMFYLTAAKLADSSLEVSLILYNLFYVTLGNILGGMAIGLPLYFCYYKKQA; from the coding sequence ATGGCTGATGGACACAAAACACCATCTGAATTAGTGGACTATATGATTACAGTGGGGATTGATAAGGCAACAAAACCCTTATTCAAACTAATGTTACTTGGAATTTTTGGAGGAGCTTTTATAGCTTTAGGAGGAGCAGGAAATATTATATCAGCTTCAACTTTAGCAAAGACTGATCCAGGACTTGCGAAATTTGTAGGAGCATGTGTATTCCCAGTTGGACTTATTATGGTTGTAATTCTTGGTTCTGAATTATTTACAAGTAATTGTTTACTTTCAGTTGCTTATACTAATAAGAAAATTACTTTTACTCAACTTATTAGAAATATTGTAACAGTTTATCGTTTTAATTATGTAGGAAGTTTTATTGTGGCATATATAACAGTAAGAGGTGGAAGTTTCAATGCTGATTCATTAGATTATTTACAAAATATAGCAACTCATAAAGTTCATGCTGATGCTTATGCTCTTTTTATAAAGGGAATACTATGTAATGTACTTGTATGTGGAGCAGTTCTTCTTAGTTATACTTCAAAAGATACCATTGGCAAATTAGTAGGAGCTTGGTTACCAATAATGTTATTTGTTCTTATTGGATATGATCACTCAATAGCAAATATGTTCTATTTAACAGCTGCAAAATTAGCTGATTCAAGTTTAGAAGTTTCTTTGATACTTTATAATTTATTTTATGTAACACTTGGAAATATACTTGGTGGAATGGCTATTGGACTACCTTTATACTTCTGCTATTACAAAAAACAAGCTTAG